GCACCCTCACGACGGACGGGATCTTCCGCCGGATTCTCTACCTCACCGACTTCTCGGAGGAGGCGGAGAGGTGCATCCCCTTCATCGAGTGGATGGCCGGGGCGCGGCCCGAGCGCCTCGTGATCATGCACGTGCAGGACACCCGACGCCTCTGGACGGCGTCGCAGGACGAGATCGCGGCCTTCAATAGGGAGGACGCAATGCGGCTTGCAGGCCTGAAGAGGCACTTCGAACCCCCCGGCATCCCGCAGGTCGTCACCGACCTTGCGACCGGCAACGCCATCGACGAGATTCTCGGTGTCGAGGAGACATTTGCACCGACGCTCATCGTCATGGGGGCGAAGGGGCGTCACTCTGCTCTCCGCTCTCTCCTCGGCGGGGTGACGGCGGCGGTGGTGCACAGGGCGCGGGCGCACGTGCTCGTGGTGCGGTGAAGAGTCGCACCCTGCCGTCCGCGGGAGCAGGTCATGTCACCCGTGAAAGGGTGCCTGTTGCCAGGTCATAGTACAGGCCATGGACC
This genomic interval from Methanofollis sp. contains the following:
- a CDS encoding universal stress protein; this translates as MERMLVPLEIHGSAAAMKPAVEEIARLGVGRADLLYVVNIRDTAADPGVREHDREVMAGWTERLLACGVPDVRAEVVDGIPWIEVLERAEADPPSLIVMGSHGRSLIPRMLLGSQTENVLAHAPVPLLVLRLAVLKEGDPTACTLTTDGIFRRILYLTDFSEEAERCIPFIEWMAGARPERLVIMHVQDTRRLWTASQDEIAAFNREDAMRLAGLKRHFEPPGIPQVVTDLATGNAIDEILGVEETFAPTLIVMGAKGRHSALRSLLGGVTAAVVHRARAHVLVVR